The Styela clava chromosome 11, kaStyClav1.hap1.2, whole genome shotgun sequence genome includes the window ACGGTTCACTAACCTGAGCAGTACCAAACTAAAAATTTCGCATGGTTTTGCTAGTAACTGCTCAATCAGCGAGCAATAAACAAATGTTCTCATTCGGTACTCGCTGACGTACAACTTCCTAATTTCTACAGTTAAAACGGTGCAGTGAATTACGTCAAAACGGAAAGGGTGAAATGCTTTCAGATATAGCTAAATGTCGTGTGACTTGGAATATAATCAGCCCTCGAATCATAATTTcggtatatatataactttaatTCCTATAGTTACGACCAAAATCACAGTGAATACATAAAGCGGATAGCAGCTCACTAGTATGACACCAAACAACAATGGCGTATTTGTTGACTTTTGCATAGTTTTCATCTATTATCAAAAAGTCAATGTTTCGTTATGTAACTATCCATCTTCTGAATGATATGCTGCTATCTGATCCACTCGCTATATACCGTAGAACTGGTTCAGCAAAATTGAGTTCCTTGTACATACAGTTTAGCTTATTTGTTTCTATACGCATAATTTGGATATTGCTCTATTCAATGCGGTAGCAGTGGATGAATTGACTGTCATTGACGTAAGTCGTGACGTGGAACAATACAAGTTGAAACGTTgcatttgatttaaattaaatttgtaccgaggaacaaaaaatatgaaaaggtACTAAtactaaatttaaaaagttAAATGTACTGCTTCCTATTACAATGCAGGCTCAATCTAAGTAATGCGTTGATGACAAAATGAATTTCCGCGTTCCTCAAGCCACACTATATATTAAAGCCGACAGTCATAAATTCAAGCCAACGGCGACAAAATATTCCAAGAGAATATCGTTAGAAAACAACCCTTTGAAATTGCCGGTGAAATAGCATCGTTCCAGTTCTTAACTCCTATTCATTGAAACCTTAGAACGGCTAATTTCGATTGAATCCCCATTATTGTACATCGATGCTATAACAAGTCAATTACCCACTTTCAAACTGACCTAATTTCGAGGACGTAAACACAGGCTAAAGTTCGTGTAAATGTTCCGTAGATATTGAGGCAAAGACTTCTGGATAAACTactaaatttaaataaactatGAATCAGTCTTCCAAAGCTTAATCATTTGCTCACTATATTACAGTACCAGTAATCTtcctttttaataaaaaaaactcccgacttcgcaaAAATGTTGTGCCATTCTCAATTTTGATTACGTCATCCTACAACATttcaaagtgaaaaataaaaataatagctttCTGACGACAACAAcgatcttcaaccactgaaaatgtcAAAGCCATTGTTTCAGTAGtaaatgagaaaagcgattcgTCAGAACAATAACAACCAcaaaaaaaatactaacaacaacaactcTTTaataaaacgattcataggtcctCTTCGTGTTCGACAAGAAGATTTCATTTCTCAACACTATGGTGATCAAGAATAAGAAAGCGATCGATATGTACTTTGGTgtccaattatatatatatataaaatatcctACTTTATTCGAGGCCTTTCACATCTTGGAAAAGCCATGAACATGGAAAATGCAAATTAAGATGCAGGCGCGTTTTCAGCAGACTTATCAGTAAGTTCCGATTCTTCAAATTCAAAATAGAAGACCGTTGGACCCAAAGTGAACCATTGGATTGTTTTTTCGCGGTTCTCTTTAAACTACTGGGTCATTTGCAAATGTTTGGTTGCTAGGGAAGAGAACTGTAACCCgaacaaaatttggtttttctATTGATTTTTCGTGGAGCTTCTTGGCCAGTGGCCCTAAAATTTTACTCAAGTTTGATCACCTTGTTCATATATTCCATGTGGTCCTTTATTGcagaaatattgaaatgaaacaAACTTCATCCacctttttatttatatataacttgCTATGCATTTTACAGTATTCAACGCCTTCCAAAGTGGAATTGATAGAAAACTTTTTGAACACTTTCCCAGGACTGCGTGTAATTGTGCGGAGACCACCAATGGCACCTCGATGAAGCTTAAAATTGTTCCGTCCCGTTCCATTTTAAACCGGAACGTCAATATTTCGGAAATGAACATCCCTAACCAAGGACGCATCAAGAATTATCAAAAGAATGGGTTTCAAAAACACACATTAAGGATTCAGCGCATCGGACAGTTCCACGCAATGGCTTCTGAAACAGTAGCCGTAATTGCTTCCCTCGCTTGAAAGCGCATACTTTTCAGGGACCTCCAGACGTATGAacctgaacatagcatgtgtacccggttagggttcaggttgtgcgccatcttggtgcacatacttggGGAGCGCCCTTTTTAAGATGATGATTTTCGCGTTCTGACGATAATTTAAGAATGAATAATATTGACTTCGCCAACACGATTACTTGAATTTTAATCTCAGGGACTATGGTATAGTTTCCAAATGTAACAAAAGATACCGTGTGCTGTAAGTATATAAACGAAACTTTGGCGATTTACAGTGTTCGAAATTCAGTGTCCTTTTGTCTTTCGCGAAATTCCTAAAATATaacttatgtattttttttctttcatttttagtACTGTATAACACCGCCTTTCAGTTCTATTATTTCTCCATTGGCAGTCGAATATTTGAATTCACTTTTTTAATAATCTCTGGCTTCTCGGCGCTGATGATTACGATCcgattaaaaaattaattatcgaCGACTTCGTGGCGCGGGGCGTACCTGTGCAGACGGTTGCGGGAATATACCGTAGCTTATCGACATGTGACCAATGTTCACGGCCTAAATACCTACGTCACGTTGACGAAAGCGATTTCAACAAAAGAGAACCCTGGGAACATCGCACGCGTTATTggcttttattttttgttcttgCGAAAATTTCAATAGCGAAGAATGGGTGCACAATCTGTGACTGGTTCAGGTCCCAACTAGAGGCAATACAGACATGTGGCATTGATACATCACAATGTCTACTTATACGGTGGCTAAACTTCTTACTCTCATCCGAAAAAAATGTTGATACCAGGATCGCTATAACCGCATTTCGCAGTAAAGTGGGATAGGGATAATCACGCGGACATAACTCGTCGGCAGTACTGGCGTGTCCAGACGCTCGCTATCTCAAAATAAAATTCCTAAAATAGACAAGGCGACCAATCCAGTATTCACCAAATTTCCAGTGATCCTCTAAGACGCATTTTCACAGCGAAATACCAACAGAAAAGGTTGGACAAAAAGAATTTATCTGAAATATTCAATGTGATTCTGCAGGGACATAAACAGTAAAAACGAAATCCAGTGATAGtgcaaaaacgaaaaaaataaaacgtaTAAGGACATCAGAATCCAAACTTTTGCTTCTCCATCTCAATCTCCTTTTGTCGCCTCATGATGCGactgtttttttcttttatctTTTTTATCTTGGCTTCTAGAAAGTCTTCCTTTTTTCCAGGTTTTGGGGGACGATCGTCTCTTTCAACATTCGTATCACGCATTCTTCGTTTTTCCGATTTTGTTATACTGTCTTTAGGATCCTGCTTAGACTTTTTAGAGAGCACTCGTCTGCTTTCAATTTGCATTTGTTGTTTATCAATATTACAGTCTGAAGTATGTTTTCCAATACGGTCTTTTACACTATATCGCTTTGCTTGGTGATCGGCCTTTCTTTCTTGAATTACGTATTTGGCGGATGTAGTGTCTTTGCGACCAGAAACAAGAATTTTCCTTTTTCGATGTTTCATGTCCCGTTCCTTTTTTTCCTCATTCATATCTTTTCTAGAAGACCTGTCATATATTTCCTCACCGGGataaacttttttcatttttggagCAACTCTTATATAAGAAGAAGGAAGGATTGGTTTTTTAGATCGCGGAGCATCGGAATCATAATCGTGAGAGTCTCCACCAGTTTCAGATTCTGATGATTCTCCAGAGGACTCAGAAGATGAAGAATTCTCGCTTTCCCATTTAGGAGATGTCTTACGTACAGGTTtttgtattctttcattgtGTATAATCCTTTTCTTCGTTTCTGGTACTTTAGTTATACGACCCAGTCTTTCGTGGACAGACTTTCTTGGTTTCTGTGGCTTCACCTACAAAGCAGAAATTATTTATAAGACCAAATGATAGTCAAAAGTACAGGAAATCTCAGTGGTCTTTTTGAAGACTACACAGCTTGAGAATAGTTGTATTTGACTCTAAAGCAGCAGTTTACAACCATGGCTCCGTGGAACGCTAGGTTCGGCCAGTACAGAGTAGGGCTAGGATTCACAAACCACCAGGGGTACACGaaaagatttccaggggtacttggaaggcagtcgagtttttgtgtgttgcCGTTTTcaatatcctttattactaccagaggaaaatgtgtgtgtgtgtgggtCCGCGTGGATTGTTTCGTGAATGAGGGGTATAGGGGTGGGCCTGGTATAGGGGTTCGCAAGTTGACCTCTAAATCGGGGAGTCTCTATATTattatgtatattgtttaataTAGTCAAATACTTACTAGGGTTTGGCACTAATATCAAACTTGTTATACTTTAAATAGCATTTTGTTTTGCCTGCATTGGGTTTGCTCTAAATATATACTTATAGTTGATACAATTCAGACAATTGAACTGGATTGCCTTGAggaatgtttcattggggtGTCGTTCCACAGAGAAGATTGAAAATCCCTGCTCTAAAGCCTATAAACTCTTCTAAATTATGATTCAGATTTTCCAATCAAAATTGACGAATATTCCCACTCTGATTtggacaaaaaaaaacttgactacAATGTCTTTCAGTGAGACCTCCGGTAAAAAAAGCAATAACAGTTAGATTTAAAAACCATCATTAAGTGACAACGTTACTAAAGGGATCAGACAAAAGAAAGCATACTTTTTCGTCTTCAGATTCAGGTTTTGGAGAAGATTTTGGAACAATTCGTCTGCTGTCTGGTAATCGGTGAACATCAGAAGATTTCTCAGCTCCTGCAATGAAAACTTCTAAAATGTACACTGAGTTTTTAAAATTCGTTCATGATTTAAGGCGAACTAAAGTTTTACGACCAAAACGTTGTTTAGActtgtagaaaaaaaaatgagattGTTCAGGTAATTTGCAAGCAAGGAAATCTAGAAACATcttagtttattattattattaaggcCATAATAAAACTGTTTTTAACTGCCTGCAAGATTGcagtaaacaaaaaatagcTGTTGGTTACAAAGGTAACCACATGACCAAAGGtgtatgtaataaattgggtaggaaCTACTTACTTTCTTTGATTATCAGTGGCTTTATTTGGAGGGGAAGGTGTGAATAGATGTTGTATAAAATATGGTTTATCTAGCATACCGGTTCTCAACTGGCCGTGGCCCACAGAAGCATGTTCTGGGCTACAAATCAATTGaaaattgctagagttattgataaattttattgtagtAGTGATGAATGATGTTTCTTCTTGCtaattggtaattttttttttcattataaagTGGAAGTGTTTATTTTTGTGGGAAcaatttcttgtttttcttgtagtttttctcTTGCTTGAGAAAGTTAATAGGCCACAGTTTTTGTGCAACGAAAGTGAGCCACTGGAGAAAaagggttgagaaccactgttccaGAATATTCAAACAGCTTATACAAAAGCTATAGATATTTGAAGATTTTCcatgaaaatattacaaagctGTAATATCGTACTGCTTTCAAACTTATACGTACTTTTCGTTTTCTTCGACTTAGTTTGGGAAAGTTTCCTTGATTTTCGGTTGCTGGAGATGTACTCACCATCGTTGCTTTCATCATCATCGAAGTTTCCTATATAAACCCAACCAAGTTCAAACGAGAGAAATAAAAGATCAAAAACGAGACAAAAAATGGACAAAAAACAACAGAATAACGTGAGAAATAAATGCCTGGTGAAATAATATTactcataaaatatattatatagaaGAAtcggtactccagaagtatgtgtaccaatatggagataactaattttgttcgcctactttacatcttACGTAAGCCTgagggcagggggtatattcacttggctaacacagacagtccccgaactagtaatagaactaaaatagaaaaaattggaacaaatttatggcctaacctggtacacatactacgggagtatcgaaGAATCAGCATTTAGATAATTACATGTTGATGCATAATAGTATGTCACCAGGAATTTCAGCACAGtgaaatatattgcaaaaaaatacaGCATAAATAGGTATAAAATGATtgcataattttaaattgaatgcATAGTTAGTCAAAAAAAGGTCATTAACATTTTTCTAGCAGTGATAGAAGGATGTGTAATAATGTTAAAAATACTATTGAAATAACAAGCAACACTACTTACAAATATTGCAGATTAAGAAATAGAACACGAATAtggtatttgaaataaatttggcAAAAATATTGATACAACGGAAATAGTGCAAAACTATATAAAGAATCAGGTTTTATTTTGATTGTAACAATTTTAATAACTATAAAAGATTGAtgcaaatgaatttttttaataagtataatacaatttttttttaattggtgTCAATTTTTGAACGTACAAATAAGAGGGTTGTGGATATTGATATCATACTATTAGTACATACAAGTCTATAAATTAACAATTCTTCTTACAGGTACAAAAATGATATTCATACAAAactactgttaaaaaaattattcttttttatcATAGATTGTTAACGaccttatttattttattacttgataaactaatttatttgaaagttgaatcataaaaaatttttaaacCAAAAAATTTTACTTGGAGGTACAAAAAACTATACAATTGAAAATTCGAACAGCCAAACTATCATAATTATTCACATAATAAAGTTATTGAGAATGTTAGTACATGAAAAGATATATTTGTGGATGTCCATTTCTTAAAAAAAGTTGATCTTAACtagtaatattattaatattctaCAGTAGCGAATGGCAAAAATTGAATGCCTCACTACTCCGAAAAAATGTTTTCGAACATGGATAATCGTATATTTCCAAAATTGCCTTGTGTTAGtatgaaaaattttaacaaagcattttaaatatgtagaaattaaatttaataatgcAGAATAGTTGAgataaacatttttcaaatgattttctatttttattgtgtCAGAAATTAGGTGAAAATCTATTTTGTGTGGCAACAAGTTTACGATATTGGATATAAAAGATTTCAACTGTTTGTTTTGGACACCCATTCTACAATTGCAGTAAATTACACAATAGTAAAACAGCCATTACAAAACAATGAATTTTGCATTATGTACTGACCACTAGAAATAGAcgcaaaattatcaaatattgcATAGGAGCAATTTCTGCTGAAGTGTGTATATACAGTAAAAACTATGATTAGTAAGTAAAAGCATTAACTCAGTGATGCGAAGTCCCACTGCAGACCTACCATAATAAATAATAGCATAGAAGAAAACCAATAAGACTATTCGGCGATCATGACTAACTTATTTGCAGAAAACGAGCACTCCCCTTTTAAATCTAAACCAGCTTCATACATGGAGACTTAAATTATAAGACCTAACATTCTATAATTTAAAATACCGATAACATTaccacatttttcaaatatcacaAAAATCATAAATAAAGTGTTCAACAGACCTAATACATCATCGAAATCAGGAAGAACAACGTCATCCACGGCAAATACTTCTTCTTCCTGTACGTCAGAATCAGCTGCATCACTCGAGGAATTTTCATCATCATCAGATGAAGATGTTTCATCACTAGATGGGGTTGTTTGTTTTTTCGAATGTATTTTTCTACTTTCATTGGCAGAGTTTTTTCTCTTATTTCTTCTGATTGTGTCTGTTTCATTTTCAGATTTTGGTGGCAGTACACTTCGTCGTCTGTTTTGTGGAATAGGGGAATCGTCTTTATCTTCATCTCgtattttgtgtttattttgtttcagttcATCAGCAGATGACAGTTTTCTTTTCATAGTCAAATTTctatcattttcaatttgtcCAGATTGTTCATGTTTTCTTTTCTTTgtcgtttttatttgtttttctgaTGACGTTCTTTTACTTGATGATGAAACATCAGTATTTGGCCTAAAATAACgaataaaattgtgataaattttttgaaCGGATCTTGAGAAATGTACATTTTCCTTGTCCCATGAAATATTCTTGCTATACCTCACCATTGCAGAAAAATTAcagtgtatatatttattttaagtgTATATTCAAGAAGTGGCGTttacaaactggtttacatCTTTAAATTTCCCAAAATGTACAAGACGATGCCCAGAAGAAGTACTGAAAGCTAATTTTAAAAGCATAGCTTACCCTGTCTATAAATGCAAATTGATGGttaaattgtatattttatacCAAAACTTTGATATCATATCATAACAATACCGCGCAAAACATTTGAAGTAGGGTAAATGTTCAAAATCATTTGTGAATAAGCCATTATTACAGAAATAATGGAAGTATAGCTGCAATTTGAATGAAACGTTAGCAGTTAGATTGATGGATACAAACGTGGAGTGTCGTTGATAGAGCGAGCCAGATGACTGGTGTGTATGAACTAGATAAAAGTCTCCACCAAATGGTGAAAAGAGGTTCTTTATCGTATGCTGGCATTTTTGGCTGACATTCAACAGTGagcaatttagaaaaaattgcaCAGGAATTATATATAGCCATACCTATTTTGGAACTATCAATTTAACGAGAGGAGAACGGTTCACCTGCGAAGTGTTGGGGGTACATGGAAACCATCCAAACACGCTTTCGTGATGCACAATCTTTTAGCACACCTTCCGTGACAAGTTAGTACCAGAAGATGATGTACCAATTgcggaaaaaaaataaaaaactaaaaaaaagcgGAACTTCGCTTTGTGTGTTATATGTAGACTTATCTCGGGCATTTTGTCCATTGGTATATATTTGTATCAGcgcttttaaaattgaaaacaatccAATTAGAATGTATTCATACGCtcattcatattcaaataaatatacgCGATTCAATACGTGAgtcaatacaaatatatttaagtataaaaatatttataaacatttAAATCGTTAACTAATGAAGGACCTAACCTACCTTGTTATTATAATCCTCCTTGCTTCATTTAAATCAGGCAGTTTTATATTATCTGGTGAACTCTCTCTTGATCGAGATTTCGACTTTTTCTTTGGTTGTGTTGGAGGAGGAATGCGACTGCTTTTCTTTTTTAAACTTATAACTCCTGTTTTCCTGACAGGAGAAAAAGCTCGACGCGATGTTTGTGAGCTATCTTTTGTCGATGTGGTTTTTTTCTGATGAGGTTCATCATCAACAACAACATTTTGTTTAACAATCCCTCGTGTTTCTAGTTTCTTTCTTAAATCCAagttttgattgttttttgAAGATGCCGAGTCCGGTCTGGCGGATATTTTAGAAGTCTTTACTGTTGGTGATGAACGGTCTTCTCTTTGTGACTTTCTCGATTGTGATGgtctaaaataatgaaataatgctgAAAACCAGGGAGAATTTCAACAGAAAGTGCTATTCAGATAATTGCATCATGATGGTACCCTATAAATAATATCACTAAATGTTTATTTAATTCATCATAAATAcaatgatttgaaaaatcaaCCAAATTACTAATAAACACTAgattaattaaaatttgtcaCCTTTCTGCATCTCTAGATCTCGATCTTTCTTGATTGTTACTTCCTGACATTGATCTTGTTCTTGGTCTTCTCTGAGTTTGTTTGGTTTCAGTTTTCTGCAATGAGAGGATAATCATCAGGTCAGTATAGCGATATACGATAGAACTTGAGTTCAGTgtgattttattattatttggagTTAGAGTCGCTTTTTTAAAATTCTCACAAAGTGGAAATTTGAAGCTGAAGTAGATACTACAATTTCAGACCTTGATGGTGGCAATCAAAGTAAAGTTCTGTAACAAATAATGTACTAAGTTGACTAAGTATTTGCAACAGACAATTAAAGAGGGCCTGTATACAGTTTCGTCAAAAAAAAAGGGTTTGCTCACAGTTGGGAACTTCGTTGCAGTTGTAATTTTTCCCAGTCCAAAGTTGGAAACCGGGATTTGTGTATAAATTGGAAAAATATACATAAAGTCGGAGGAAAATTACTATTTGCatgtgaaaaatatcaaaaaaattacaaatatctTGTgcaactaattaattaattaattacatGTCATTCAATGAGTCAGTCAAAGCGAGTCAGAGTGAATTATCAtcatattaataaaatttgaaagtgaGAACAATAAAACTGATACGAGTTGTGAAAAGCATAATGTTGTCATAAAACCACAATTTCTTCGTCTTGTGCCTTACAATGGTAAagtggtactcccgtagtatgtgtaccaggttagggtcaggccataatttcattctgattttccttattttagttctagtaTTAGTTCCATATTGATTGGAAGATTAAATGTAAGAAACATTCAGATATTGACagtaaaaatatgataaaaagaTCTTTTCCAATTTCATCCAAACTAATACATTCACCCACCTTTTCTTCAACTTCAACCTCACTTTCACTCGATATAAAACTTAGATCAGAAGTTCCTACGCTATCTAGATCAGAATCCCTTCTTTGTCTTGGCGGAGAAAACTGATTTTGCTTCATGAAAACTGGAATTGTGTAAGTATTGGGCTGTGCAGGCATTGCCACTGTTGTTATATTTTCTTTGGCAGGTGGAGGATTCACTGacctaaataataatataacacAAATTGTGAATTGTTAAACAATTGATGTAAACGCCAAGCTCAATATTTATACTGAAACTGATTAGAAAACGTACTTGataagtgataaaaattgacCAGAATAAAAAATTAGAATTCGGTTgaaaaccgaagacttatcgttcggaggttaggggatcccccaaaacagtggtcttactccatagtgacaccgtgtgtcccattactaattaattaataactcgctaataaTACAACAAAATCCATCCAAAATTGATAGGCTCctgttccgaactatgatgaatgcacatgcaaaatttggagcagattcaacctcgctttcacAAGATATTGCGTGTATcgaacagacaaacaaacaaacaaacagacaaatacctatcaacatacttaccgatcttaagatcgataagtaattagagAGCAGCATTATAAAAGTGAATATAAAATACTTCAAACAAGGGCTGTGGAGACGTAATTTAGAATGTTTTATATTAAGTATTAGAGTTC containing:
- the LOC120347308 gene encoding uncharacterized protein LOC120347308, with amino-acid sequence MDFEDEDLTALRSAALASLSSKAQEEAEPQEDEEDLSALRLAALMTRKANQKIQVISQRLTELQQTPTEYRSPAATQVTLQQNTFNLPPMTLMSLPPPSGNPLQMRLPPPPLPGNIIRLRERFTTPPVNFHLRLFPPPASGQILKPAPPVPPNFLRMREPPPNFHVMTRPSPGHFIRMREPRPRHGNFHHIRNPSLRPPLLPTPGTRDLNTGSNLISLTPGPNTSVPAISMHSSSVVTVRPQSQFVRQRFQTRNIRPSMQKQHQKHIPKSKPEVVPEPKVPTKFDRYDNSSSDEDEEHTAIEKKNNSDDNEEEEQSDVESVASEKSFSSVSDVDKFDTAIDEGEDLAENENGEKVENENDESSVENDKNIVETEHLSDDNISIHDPNEEDDILAAIDDFLEDRPEKEKPKKPTKVDKPPSIEKKPPVKVEKKVIEKRKPVKPPTGKTSTSSKASDEIAEESKSGPPKTLQKILAKREAKQQNTKPQKAITKVSPPVVELPINEPKTQSSKFNKEAVWSVNPPPAKENITTVAMPAQPNTYTIPVFMKQNQFSPPRQRRDSDLDSVGTSDLSFISSESEVEVEEKKTETKQTQRRPRTRSMSGSNNQERSRSRDAERPSQSRKSQREDRSSPTVKTSKISARPDSASSKNNQNLDLRKKLETRGIVKQNVVVDDEPHQKKTTSTKDSSQTSRRAFSPVRKTGVISLKKKSSRIPPPTQPKKKSKSRSRESSPDNIKLPDLNEARRIIITRPNTDVSSSSKRTSSEKQIKTTKKRKHEQSGQIENDRNLTMKRKLSSADELKQNKHKIRDEDKDDSPIPQNRRRSVLPPKSENETDTIRRNKRKNSANESRKIHSKKQTTPSSDETSSSDDDENSSSDAADSDVQEEEVFAVDDVVLPDFDDVLGNFDDDESNDGEYISSNRKSRKLSQTKSKKTKRAEKSSDVHRLPDSRRIVPKSSPKPESEDEKVKPQKPRKSVHERLGRITKVPETKKRIIHNERIQKPVRKTSPKWESENSSSSESSGESSESETGGDSHDYDSDAPRSKKPILPSSYIRVAPKMKKVYPGEEIYDRSSRKDMNEEKKERDMKHRKRKILVSGRKDTTSAKYVIQERKADHQAKRYSVKDRIGKHTSDCNIDKQQMQIESRRVLSKKSKQDPKDSITKSEKRRMRDTNVERDDRPPKPGKKEDFLEAKIKKIKEKNSRIMRRQKEIEMEKQKFGF